In Cellulomonas sp. Y8, the genomic stretch CGCGAGCCGCTGACACCGGCCGTCCGCGCGTCCATCGCGCACGACGTGGTGCACTCCGCGTACGAGATCATCGAGGGCAAGGGGGCGACCAGCTACGCCATCGCGCTGGCGGGGTCGCGGATCGTCGAGGCGCTCACGAACGACGAGCACCGCGTCATGCCCGTGTCCTCCCTGATCGACGACCTCGACGGCATCGGCGACGTGTGCCTGTCCGTGCCCACCGTCGTCGCGCACGACGGGGCCGGTGCGCCGCTGCGGGTGCCGATGTCGACCGACGAGCTCGTGGCCCTCCGGCGCTCGGCGGACGCGCTGCGGGAGACCGCCCGCCCGTTCGGGCTCTGAGCCCCCGACGGTCGACCCGCGGCGACGGCGACCCGGATGTCGGACGCCACCACCAGCCTCCTGGTCCTCGCCGCCGCCGTCGCCCTGTTCGTCTGGAACCGGCTCCCGGCCGCCGTCGTCGCGGTCCTCACGGCGCTGGCGCTCGCGGCGACCGGCGTCGTCACCGAGGCGCAGGCCGTCGCCGGGTTCGGCGACCCCGTGGTCGTGTTCATCGCGACGCTGTTCGTGCTGAGCGAGGGGCTGCAGGCCTCGGGCGTGACGGCCTGGGCGGGCGACCTGCTGCTGACGCGCGCGGGCACCGGTCGGCGGCGGGTCGTCGTCGCGGTCATGGCGCTTGCGGCGGTGACCTCCGCGCTCGTCACGCCCAACGGCGCGGCCGCGGCGGTGCTCCCGGTCGCGCTCCTGGTGGCCCGGCGCTCCGGGAGCGCTCCGTCCCGTCTGGGCATCCCGGGGGCCTACGCGGCGAGCGCCGGCGCGCTGCTCACCCTGGCGGGCAGCCCGGTCAACGTGATCGTCTCCGACGCCCTGGCCGACACCACCGGGGACCGGTTCGGCTTCTTCGAGTTCGCGGCGCTCGGCGTGCCGCTCACCCTCGTGACGGTGCTGGTGACGACGCTGCTCGGGAACCGGCTGCTGCCCGACCGAGCGGCGCCGGACCCCGCCCCCGGGTCGGTCGTGCACGAGGACGCGCGCGTGGGCGGCGCCGCGGTCCGGGCGGTTGTCGTGCTGGTGGCGACGATCGCCCTGCTGGCCTCCGGGGTGGTCACACCGGCCTTCGC encodes the following:
- a CDS encoding SLC13 family permease, whose translation is MSDATTSLLVLAAAVALFVWNRLPAAVVAVLTALALAATGVVTEAQAVAGFGDPVVVFIATLFVLSEGLQASGVTAWAGDLLLTRAGTGRRRVVVAVMALAAVTSALVTPNGAAAAVLPVALLVARRSGSAPSRLGIPGAYAASAGALLTLAGSPVNVIVSDALADTTGDRFGFFEFAALGVPLTLVTVLVTTLLGNRLLPDRAAPDPAPGSVVHEDARVGGAAVRAVVVLVATIALLASGVVTPAFAGLAGAAAMVLTGVVRPARALRAVPWETLVLIGGLIPLSAAISGSGAADVLADVVVRVVPDGDGHLLLVALFLLTVALGQFVSNAATVLVVTPIALAAGAEVGVGAEPVLMLVAAAGAASFLTPLATPANMIVQGPSGYRFGDYWRLGAVVTLAWLVVVTLVVPLVWPLGS